In Vibrio bathopelagicus, the following are encoded in one genomic region:
- the ccoN gene encoding cytochrome-c oxidase, cbb3-type subunit I, translating into MQMSQEKQLEQNYNYTVVRQFTLVTILWGIVGMGVGVLIAAQLVWPQLNFDTPWLTYSRLRPLHTNAVIFAFGTSALFATSYYVVQRTCQTRLFGGPLVAFTFWGWQAIILSAAITLPLGLTSGKEYAELEWPIDIAITLVWVAYAVVFFGTMIKRKTSHIYVANWFFGAFIITVAVLHIVNSLAVPVSAFKSYSIYSGAIDAMVQWWYGHNAVGFLLTAGFLGMMYYFVPKQAGRPVYSYRLSIVHFWALVSLYIWAGPHHLHYTALPDWTQSLGMVMSLVLFAPSWGGMINGIMTLSGAWHKLRYDPILRFLIVSLSFYGMSTFEGPMMAIKTVNALSHYTDWTIGHVHSGALGWVAMVSIGSVYHLVPKLFGQERMYSVSLINVHFWLATIGTVFYIVAMWISGVMQGLMWRAVNSDGTLTYSFVESVEASYPFYFVRFLGGLIFLSGMFLLAYNTYKTVSAPKDSLKAIPQPA; encoded by the coding sequence ATGCAAATGAGCCAAGAAAAGCAGCTTGAACAAAACTACAACTATACGGTCGTCCGTCAATTTACCCTCGTTACAATTTTGTGGGGTATTGTCGGTATGGGCGTTGGTGTTTTGATTGCCGCTCAATTAGTTTGGCCACAGCTAAACTTTGATACGCCGTGGTTGACGTACAGTCGTTTACGTCCCCTGCATACTAATGCGGTTATTTTTGCGTTCGGTACAAGTGCGCTGTTTGCAACATCATATTATGTTGTTCAACGTACCTGTCAGACGCGTCTCTTTGGTGGTCCTCTCGTAGCCTTTACCTTTTGGGGTTGGCAAGCGATTATCCTGTCCGCTGCGATTACTTTACCGTTAGGTTTAACCTCTGGTAAAGAATACGCAGAACTTGAATGGCCAATCGATATTGCTATTACTCTTGTGTGGGTAGCTTATGCCGTCGTGTTCTTCGGAACTATGATTAAGCGTAAGACATCGCACATTTATGTAGCTAACTGGTTCTTCGGAGCCTTCATCATCACGGTTGCCGTGTTGCACATAGTGAACAGTCTAGCTGTTCCAGTATCTGCGTTTAAATCGTACTCGATTTACTCCGGTGCTATCGATGCAATGGTGCAATGGTGGTACGGACACAATGCGGTAGGCTTCCTATTGACAGCTGGTTTCCTAGGTATGATGTATTACTTCGTTCCTAAACAAGCTGGTCGCCCTGTTTACTCTTACCGTTTGTCGATTGTTCACTTCTGGGCTCTTGTGTCTCTGTATATCTGGGCTGGTCCTCACCACCTACACTACACTGCACTTCCAGACTGGACTCAGTCTCTAGGTATGGTTATGTCTTTGGTTCTGTTTGCTCCATCTTGGGGTGGCATGATCAACGGTATTATGACTCTATCTGGCGCGTGGCATAAGCTACGTTACGACCCAATCCTCCGTTTCCTAATCGTTTCTCTATCATTCTACGGCATGTCGACTTTCGAAGGCCCAATGATGGCAATCAAAACGGTTAATGCACTATCTCACTACACGGACTGGACTATTGGTCACGTTCACTCTGGTGCGTTAGGTTGGGTTGCAATGGTTTCAATTGGTTCGGTTTACCACTTAGTTCCTAAACTATTTGGTCAAGAGCGTATGTACTCTGTATCTCTAATCAATGTTCACTTCTGGTTAGCAACGATTGGTACCGTTTTCTACATTGTTGCAATGTGGATCTCTGGTGTGATGCAAGGTCTGATGTGGCGTGCAGTTAACTCTGACGGTACATTGACTTACAGCTTTGTAGAATCTGTAGAAGCTTCTTACCCGTTCTACTTTGTACGCTTCTTAGGTGGTCTCATCTTCCTATCTGGTATGTTCTTACTGGCATACAACACGTACAAAACTGTTTCTGCACCTAAAGATAGCCTTAAAGCTATCCCTCAACCGGCTTAA